One window from the genome of Roseisolibacter agri encodes:
- a CDS encoding group III truncated hemoglobin: MSQSLPITVADAHEASVAREDAARPDVDDAALIPLLTAFYATIEEDALLQPYFAPLDMAAHLPRIADFWSTLLFHSGRYQGNAFRPHADMPGLTAEHFGRWLATLERVVDARHSGPAAERMKALGHRVAYSMQLRLGIPPVLPFRSSGD, from the coding sequence GTGTCACAGTCCCTCCCGATCACCGTCGCCGACGCGCATGAAGCGAGCGTCGCCCGCGAGGACGCCGCGCGCCCCGACGTCGACGACGCCGCGCTGATCCCGCTCCTCACCGCGTTCTACGCGACCATCGAGGAGGACGCGCTGCTGCAGCCCTACTTCGCGCCGCTCGACATGGCCGCGCACCTCCCGCGCATCGCGGACTTCTGGTCGACGCTGCTCTTCCACTCGGGGCGCTACCAGGGCAACGCCTTCCGGCCGCACGCCGACATGCCCGGCCTCACGGCCGAGCACTTCGGGCGCTGGCTGGCGACGCTCGAGCGCGTCGTCGATGCGCGCCACAGCGGGCCCGCCGCCGAGCGGATGAAGGCCCTCGGCCACCGCGTCGCGTACAGCATGCAGCTACGGCTGGGGATCCCACCGGTGCTGCCGTTCCGGTCCAGCGGCGACTGA
- a CDS encoding threonine dehydratase: protein MTARLDTLPSLAELEAASALVHAAMPATPQYRWPLLEARTGVATWVKHENHTPAGAFKVRGGITYFDWLARQVPRVAGVVTATRGNHGQSVGLAAARHGIPALVVVPHGNSREKNAAMRAQGVELVEAGDDFQASAEAADALARERGWHRLPSFHPVLVAGVGTYALELFRAVPDLDTVYVPIGLGSGACGVLAARDALGLRTEVVGIVSAHAPAYARSLASGVAESHAVHTQLADGMACRTPVPAALALLRGDGARRGLARVLEVTDDEVAHAMRALFTDTHNVAEGAGAAALAALLQERAAARDVGRRVALVLTGGNVDAEVYARVLAS, encoded by the coding sequence ATGACCGCCCGCCTCGACACGCTCCCCTCGCTCGCGGAGCTCGAAGCCGCGTCCGCGCTCGTGCACGCGGCGATGCCCGCGACGCCGCAGTACCGCTGGCCGCTGCTGGAGGCGCGCACGGGCGTCGCGACGTGGGTCAAGCACGAGAACCACACGCCCGCGGGCGCGTTCAAGGTGCGCGGCGGCATCACGTACTTCGACTGGCTCGCGCGGCAGGTGCCGCGCGTGGCGGGCGTCGTCACCGCGACGCGCGGCAACCACGGGCAGAGCGTCGGGCTCGCGGCGGCGCGGCACGGGATCCCGGCGCTCGTCGTCGTGCCGCACGGCAACAGCCGCGAGAAGAACGCCGCCATGCGCGCGCAGGGCGTCGAGCTGGTCGAGGCGGGCGACGACTTCCAGGCGTCCGCGGAGGCGGCGGATGCGCTGGCGCGCGAGCGCGGCTGGCACCGGCTGCCGAGCTTCCATCCGGTGCTGGTCGCGGGCGTCGGGACGTACGCGCTGGAGCTGTTCCGCGCCGTCCCCGACCTCGACACCGTCTACGTCCCGATCGGCCTCGGCTCCGGCGCCTGCGGCGTGCTCGCGGCGCGCGACGCGCTCGGCCTGCGCACGGAGGTCGTGGGCATCGTGAGCGCGCACGCGCCCGCGTACGCGCGCTCGCTGGCGAGCGGCGTGGCGGAGTCGCACGCGGTGCACACGCAGCTGGCGGACGGGATGGCGTGCCGCACGCCCGTGCCGGCGGCGCTCGCGCTGCTGCGCGGCGACGGCGCGCGGCGCGGGCTCGCGCGCGTGCTGGAGGTGACCGACGACGAGGTGGCGCACGCGATGCGCGCGCTGTTCACCGACACGCACAACGTGGCCGAGGGCGCGGGCGCGGCGGCGCTCGCGGCGCTGCTGCAGGAGCGCGCGGCGGCGCGCGACGTCGGGCGTCGCGTCGCGCTCGTGCTGACCGGCGGCAACGTGGACGCCGAGGTCTACGCGCGCGTGCTGGCGAGCTGA
- a CDS encoding FadR/GntR family transcriptional regulator — translation MPVPTMDVALQPVLRQSLADDVAQRIRQLIQRRDYQPGDRLPAIAEMARHFGVAGASVREGLRKLETLGVVDIRHGSGVYVGRIPDALLISNPGFGGAFSQKLLVDLIEARIPIEVQSVSLAAEHATEEDLVQLRTLLLRAGAMLDDAVLLNQTNLAFHRAIAQASGNGVLFQLLEVLGSLFKEEQRVILDIHGSRGQDHAEHLGILEALERRDAALAAERMRAHLDGVRDVLRRWDPAAHPVA, via the coding sequence ATGCCGGTCCCGACCATGGACGTCGCCCTCCAGCCGGTCCTGCGCCAGAGCCTGGCCGACGACGTCGCCCAGCGCATCCGGCAGCTGATCCAGCGCCGCGACTACCAGCCGGGCGACCGCCTCCCGGCGATCGCGGAGATGGCCCGCCACTTCGGCGTCGCCGGCGCCTCGGTCCGCGAGGGGCTCCGCAAGCTCGAGACGCTCGGCGTCGTCGACATCCGCCACGGCTCCGGCGTCTACGTCGGCCGGATCCCCGACGCCCTGCTGATCTCGAACCCCGGCTTCGGGGGCGCGTTCTCGCAGAAGCTCCTCGTCGACCTGATCGAGGCCCGCATCCCGATCGAGGTCCAGTCGGTGTCGCTGGCGGCCGAGCACGCGACGGAGGAGGACCTGGTGCAGCTGCGGACGCTGCTCCTGCGCGCGGGCGCCATGCTCGACGACGCGGTCCTGCTCAACCAGACCAACCTCGCCTTCCACCGCGCGATCGCGCAGGCCTCGGGGAACGGCGTGCTGTTCCAGCTCCTCGAGGTCCTCGGGAGCCTGTTCAAGGAGGAGCAGCGCGTGATCCTCGACATCCACGGCTCGCGCGGGCAGGACCACGCCGAGCACCTCGGGATCCTGGAGGCGCTGGAGCGCCGCGACGCCGCGCTCGCCGCGGAGCGCATGCGCGCCCACCTGGACGGCGTGCGCGACGTGCTGCGCCGCTGGGACCCCGCCGCCCACCCGGTCGCCTGA
- a CDS encoding SusC/RagA family TonB-linked outer membrane protein, whose amino-acid sequence MSVSRWRTAALLAAPLLVTAPIGARLAAQQPTGQAATQVAVRGRVLVAETGEPVVGANVVARGTNPVIGTQTNERGEFSLRLPSAQYTLVVSRIGFAQDTIALAGRTDVELRLRRNALSLSEVVVVGYGTQRRSDITGSVTSITPERLENKPNASVEQALQGALPGVQVTTSSAGAEGNVNVQIRGRNSISASTNPLVVVDGIPYNGSLTDINPSDIGSIEVLKDASATAIYGARGSNGVILITSKRGTSGKPQVAYSGYTGRSEYANIPRLMTAQEFADFKCVRINNGQNCNTALTTTEQRNLAAGVNTPWVDLATHSGSQQQHDFNVRGGSDDTKYYLGGSLLKIDGVARNDLLDRATVRANLDQRLSKWLSVGTNTQVSQIDRSGRGASFENAFFANPLISPYEADGTTLAVVPWPEDPVTNNALEPLLAVDDDLTRRLFTSNFLQLTVPRVQGLSFRVNAGLDLASSKTGTYWGRNTQTGRAVQGLATVSNTLRNDWTLENILRYQRGFGAHNLDFTGLYSRQGSDLDVNGVRGQGFPNDVLGYRSTVPLLSVPTVSVTDYDLVSQMGRANYGYDDRYLLTFTVRRDGYSGFGSNNKYGVFTSTALGWNAANEAFFPWKETVNTLKVRLSYGQNGNQAIRPYRTLSQLDDRSYLNGDVAAPGYIPTTLGNPDLKWETTTSRNVGVDLGLWNDRVRATIDAYSASTRDLLLARAISSVHGITTITQNIGRTANKGIELQLGTTNIDRGGFQWQTELNISANRNRIVDLYGDKQDDIVNGWFIGRPIDVNYGYQFAGIWQTGDDIANSAQPTAKPGDVKIADLNGDKKIDPLDRTFIGSLQPDYIAGLANTFRYKRLSLNAYLNTVQGVTRSNILLGTNQVFSDVRRNTVYRQYWTAANPINTYPANSNTSNPLSVPFYEDASFVRLRDLSLQYDVPTTLAGRIGARTLRVYVNGRNLWTSTKWTGLDPELSNQRSIPLERIVTGGLNVGF is encoded by the coding sequence ATGAGTGTCTCCCGCTGGCGGACGGCCGCCCTGCTCGCCGCCCCGCTGCTCGTCACCGCACCCATCGGCGCCCGACTCGCCGCGCAGCAGCCCACGGGGCAGGCGGCCACCCAGGTCGCCGTGCGCGGCCGCGTGCTCGTGGCCGAGACGGGCGAGCCCGTCGTCGGCGCGAACGTCGTCGCGCGCGGCACGAACCCCGTGATCGGCACGCAGACCAACGAGCGCGGCGAGTTCAGCCTGCGGCTCCCGAGCGCGCAGTACACGCTGGTGGTCTCGCGCATCGGCTTCGCGCAGGACACCATCGCGCTCGCCGGCCGCACCGACGTCGAGCTCCGGCTGCGCCGCAACGCGCTCTCGCTCTCGGAGGTCGTCGTCGTCGGCTACGGCACGCAGCGCCGCAGCGACATCACGGGCTCGGTCACGAGCATCACGCCCGAGCGGCTGGAGAACAAGCCGAACGCCAGCGTCGAGCAGGCGCTCCAGGGCGCGCTGCCGGGCGTGCAGGTGACGACCAGCAGCGCCGGCGCGGAGGGGAACGTCAACGTCCAGATCCGCGGCCGCAACTCGATCTCGGCCAGCACGAACCCGCTCGTGGTGGTGGACGGCATCCCGTACAACGGGTCGCTGACCGACATCAACCCGAGCGACATCGGCTCGATCGAGGTGCTGAAGGACGCGTCGGCGACGGCCATCTACGGCGCGCGCGGCTCCAACGGCGTCATCCTCATCACGTCCAAGCGCGGCACCAGCGGCAAGCCGCAGGTCGCGTACAGCGGCTACACCGGCCGCAGCGAGTACGCGAACATCCCGCGGCTGATGACGGCGCAGGAGTTCGCGGACTTCAAGTGCGTGCGCATCAACAACGGCCAGAACTGCAACACCGCGCTCACCACCACCGAGCAGCGCAACCTGGCGGCCGGCGTGAACACGCCGTGGGTGGACCTCGCCACGCACAGCGGCAGCCAGCAGCAGCACGACTTCAACGTGCGCGGCGGCAGCGACGACACGAAGTACTACCTGGGCGGCTCGCTGCTGAAGATCGACGGCGTGGCGCGCAACGACCTGCTGGACCGCGCCACGGTGCGCGCGAACCTCGACCAGCGCCTCTCCAAGTGGCTGTCGGTGGGGACCAACACGCAGGTGTCGCAGATCGACCGCAGCGGGCGCGGCGCGAGCTTCGAGAACGCGTTCTTCGCCAACCCGCTCATCAGCCCCTACGAGGCGGACGGCACCACGCTCGCCGTCGTACCGTGGCCCGAGGATCCGGTCACGAACAACGCGCTGGAGCCGCTGCTCGCCGTCGACGACGACCTCACGCGCCGGCTCTTCACCAGCAACTTCCTGCAGCTGACGGTGCCGCGCGTCCAGGGGCTGAGCTTCCGCGTCAACGCGGGCCTCGACCTGGCGAGCAGCAAGACCGGCACGTACTGGGGCCGCAACACGCAGACGGGCCGCGCGGTGCAGGGGCTGGCGACGGTCTCCAACACGCTGCGCAACGACTGGACGCTGGAGAACATCCTGCGCTACCAGCGCGGCTTCGGCGCGCACAACCTCGACTTCACGGGGCTCTACAGCCGCCAGGGCAGTGACCTCGACGTCAACGGCGTGCGCGGGCAGGGCTTCCCGAACGACGTCCTCGGCTACCGCTCGACGGTGCCGCTCCTCTCGGTGCCGACGGTGTCGGTGACCGACTACGACCTCGTGTCGCAGATGGGGCGCGCCAACTACGGCTACGACGACCGCTACCTGCTGACCTTCACGGTCCGCCGCGACGGCTACTCGGGCTTCGGCAGCAACAACAAGTACGGCGTCTTCACCTCCACGGCGCTCGGCTGGAACGCCGCCAACGAGGCGTTCTTCCCGTGGAAGGAGACGGTGAACACGCTGAAGGTGCGCCTGTCGTACGGCCAGAACGGCAACCAGGCCATCCGCCCGTACCGCACGCTGTCGCAGCTGGACGACCGCTCGTACCTGAACGGCGACGTCGCCGCGCCCGGCTACATCCCGACCACGCTCGGCAACCCGGACCTGAAGTGGGAGACGACGACGTCGCGCAACGTCGGCGTGGATCTCGGCCTGTGGAACGACCGCGTGCGCGCGACCATCGACGCCTACTCGGCCAGCACGCGCGACCTGCTGCTCGCCCGCGCGATCTCGTCGGTGCACGGCATCACGACGATCACGCAGAACATCGGGCGCACGGCCAACAAGGGCATCGAGCTGCAGCTGGGGACGACCAACATCGACCGCGGCGGCTTCCAGTGGCAGACGGAGCTCAACATCTCCGCCAACCGCAACAGGATCGTCGACCTCTACGGCGACAAGCAGGACGACATCGTCAATGGCTGGTTCATCGGCCGGCCGATCGACGTCAACTACGGCTACCAGTTCGCCGGCATCTGGCAGACGGGCGACGACATCGCCAACTCGGCCCAGCCGACGGCCAAGCCGGGCGACGTGAAGATCGCGGACCTGAACGGCGACAAGAAGATCGACCCGCTCGACCGCACCTTCATCGGCAGCCTGCAGCCGGACTACATCGCGGGCCTCGCCAACACGTTCCGCTACAAGCGCCTGTCGCTGAACGCCTACCTCAACACGGTGCAGGGCGTCACGCGCTCGAACATCCTGCTCGGCACCAACCAGGTGTTCTCGGACGTGCGCCGCAACACGGTGTACCGCCAGTACTGGACGGCCGCGAACCCGATCAACACGTACCCGGCCAACAGCAACACGAGCAACCCGCTCAGCGTGCCGTTCTACGAGGACGCGAGCTTCGTCCGCCTGCGCGACCTCTCGCTGCAGTACGACGTGCCGACGACGCTCGCCGGCCGCATCGGCGCGCGCACGCTCCGCGTCTACGTGAACGGCCGCAACCTGTGGACGAGCACCAAGTGGACGGGGCTCGACCCCGAGCTGTCGAACCAGCGCTCCATCCCGCTCGAGCGCATCGTCACCGGGGGGCTCAATGTCGGCTTCTGA
- a CDS encoding RagB/SusD family nutrient uptake outer membrane protein: MLPRLRAVALALVALAAAGATGCDDEFLTEKPRDIIVADNLYTDLAGFEAGLNALYYQVRRERAGSDDGQTNNIFQTGMVIGVDNGYGMYLSPTERLFTEYGVRNNSQDDYIRRTWNWLYQTINAANTIINRADGPAVTMTTAEKERVVAEARLIRAWAYRHLSYMWGAVPVTLEESSGEAIRTDWERIPRDSVRRIIVADLLYAESKLPTTSSNPGKVTKAVAQHYLAEMYLALGQPAQAEEKAQAVINDPQYKLITARYGVRSTQPGVPFMDQFVDGNVNRSQGNTEALWVLQYAFNTVGGGTNIMRRSWVTRYESNRGLAVSLENGGRGIGRLAMTRYALNLYEPADQRGGEFAVRRYYLMNNAATLPAGRRLGDTVKTVVAAEKANDPLWPSTRKWDGASPIDPASAEQYGDQPYIRLAETYLLLAEAQFKQGKLAPAADAINALRRRAGASVITPAQVTLDFILDERSRELVTEEQRRYTLLRTGTLLDRVKRYNPITAPVMIARDTLLPIPQDVIDANSGKPMAQNPGF, from the coding sequence ATGCTCCCGCGCCTCCGCGCCGTCGCCCTGGCCCTCGTCGCGCTGGCCGCCGCCGGCGCCACCGGCTGCGACGACGAGTTCCTGACCGAGAAGCCGCGCGACATCATCGTCGCCGACAACCTCTACACCGACCTCGCCGGCTTCGAGGCCGGGCTCAACGCGCTCTATTACCAGGTGCGGCGCGAGCGCGCGGGCTCGGACGACGGGCAGACGAACAACATCTTCCAGACCGGGATGGTGATCGGCGTCGACAACGGGTACGGCATGTACCTGTCGCCCACCGAGCGCCTGTTCACGGAGTACGGCGTCCGCAACAACTCGCAGGACGACTACATCCGCCGCACCTGGAACTGGCTGTACCAGACCATCAACGCCGCCAACACCATCATCAACCGCGCCGACGGCCCGGCGGTGACGATGACGACGGCCGAGAAGGAGCGCGTGGTGGCCGAGGCGCGCCTGATCCGCGCCTGGGCGTACCGGCACCTGAGCTACATGTGGGGCGCGGTCCCGGTGACGCTCGAGGAGTCGTCGGGCGAGGCGATCCGCACGGACTGGGAGCGCATCCCGCGCGACTCGGTGCGCCGCATCATCGTCGCCGACCTGCTGTACGCCGAGTCGAAGCTGCCCACGACGTCGAGCAACCCGGGCAAGGTGACGAAGGCGGTGGCGCAGCACTACCTGGCCGAGATGTACCTCGCGCTGGGCCAGCCCGCGCAGGCGGAGGAGAAGGCGCAGGCGGTCATCAACGACCCGCAGTACAAGCTGATCACCGCGCGCTACGGCGTGCGGTCGACGCAGCCGGGCGTGCCGTTCATGGACCAGTTCGTGGACGGCAACGTCAACCGCTCGCAGGGCAACACCGAGGCGCTGTGGGTGCTGCAGTACGCGTTCAACACGGTGGGCGGCGGCACGAACATCATGCGCCGCAGCTGGGTGACGCGCTACGAGAGCAACCGCGGCCTCGCGGTGTCGCTGGAGAACGGCGGCCGCGGCATCGGGCGCCTCGCGATGACGCGCTACGCGCTCAACCTGTACGAGCCGGCCGACCAGCGCGGCGGCGAGTTCGCGGTGCGCCGCTACTACCTGATGAACAACGCGGCGACGCTGCCCGCCGGCCGCCGCCTCGGCGACACGGTGAAGACGGTCGTCGCCGCCGAGAAGGCCAACGACCCGCTCTGGCCGAGCACGCGCAAGTGGGACGGCGCGAGCCCGATCGACCCGGCGTCGGCGGAGCAGTACGGCGACCAGCCCTACATCCGGCTCGCGGAGACGTACCTGCTGCTGGCGGAGGCGCAGTTCAAGCAGGGCAAGCTGGCGCCGGCGGCGGACGCCATCAACGCGCTGCGGCGCCGCGCGGGCGCGTCGGTCATCACGCCGGCGCAGGTGACGCTCGACTTCATCCTCGACGAGCGGTCGCGCGAGCTGGTGACCGAGGAGCAGCGCCGCTACACGCTGCTGCGCACCGGCACGCTGCTCGACCGGGTGAAGCGCTACAACCCGATCACCGCGCCGGTCATGATCGCGCGCGACACGCTGCTCCCGATCCCGCAGGACGTGATCGACGCGAACAGCGGGAAGCCGATGGCGCAGAACCCGGGCTTCTGA
- a CDS encoding DUF4838 domain-containing protein, with protein MTLTRTTAGAALALAALVPAAARAQRGGPPAALTLARGGATAYVVVSPPGGSAPEALAAAELAAYLGRISGATFRVAPSAPAGAHPIVVRVVPTADTAATARDGYTIAVRGDSLVLTGASPRAALYAAYDLLERLGCRWLAPALAFHQGAHELVPRRATLVYTGPATVAERPRFAIRKVDVSEGMSHDSASLRAIVAWMPKLRFNTLMAPQDFGGSGRVTWDRWRDALTPELRRRDLRVEIGGHGWQNFLSARRDGALFAAHPEWFGRDAQCRPSREERLAFNTSDSGAVRHVLDGVVRYLRDRSEIDVFDFWPPDGVRWAECAADAALGSPADRQARLANALVRRLRAEGLRTRVQIIAYANLKSPPTVALDPEILVDFCPIGQNFDVAIDDAAGANNRQYVDTLAAWRAVRPRNLGVYAYYRRYAWRSLPVLLPRYIAHDLRWHAGHGMTSVSSYVEPGDWFTYELNHVALGRLAWNPDADAEALIDDHARARFGTGATAAAAALRTLEDVVRTYGSVPYSAPKPLARVTEARRLVERRLAAVRDAAARANATDGAALRRLALMLDFARRDLALQELRLTNAPADARRAQVEALVAMLTANADAGTFLMYGRADRARYLRHYGLDATAPTAAADTP; from the coding sequence GTGACCCTCACTCGCACCACCGCGGGCGCCGCGCTGGCGCTCGCGGCCCTGGTCCCCGCCGCGGCGCGCGCGCAGCGCGGGGGACCGCCCGCCGCGCTGACGCTCGCGCGCGGCGGCGCCACGGCGTACGTCGTCGTGTCGCCGCCCGGCGGGTCGGCGCCCGAGGCGCTCGCCGCCGCGGAGCTGGCGGCGTACCTGGGGCGCATCAGCGGCGCGACGTTCCGCGTCGCGCCGTCGGCGCCGGCGGGCGCGCACCCGATCGTCGTGCGCGTCGTCCCGACCGCGGACACGGCCGCCACCGCGCGCGACGGCTACACGATCGCGGTGCGCGGCGACTCGCTGGTGCTCACGGGCGCGAGCCCGCGCGCGGCGCTCTACGCCGCCTACGACCTGCTGGAGCGCCTCGGCTGCCGCTGGCTGGCGCCGGCGCTGGCGTTCCACCAGGGCGCGCACGAGCTGGTGCCGCGGCGCGCGACGCTCGTCTACACGGGCCCCGCGACGGTGGCCGAGCGGCCACGCTTCGCGATCCGCAAGGTCGACGTGTCGGAGGGGATGTCGCACGATTCGGCCAGCCTGCGCGCGATCGTCGCGTGGATGCCGAAGCTCCGCTTCAACACGCTCATGGCGCCGCAGGACTTCGGCGGCTCGGGGCGCGTGACGTGGGACCGGTGGCGCGACGCGCTGACGCCGGAGCTGCGCCGACGCGACCTGCGCGTCGAGATCGGCGGCCATGGGTGGCAGAACTTCCTCAGCGCGCGGCGCGACGGCGCGCTGTTCGCGGCGCATCCCGAGTGGTTCGGGCGCGACGCGCAGTGCCGGCCGTCGCGCGAGGAGCGGCTGGCGTTCAACACGTCCGACTCGGGCGCGGTGCGCCACGTCCTCGACGGCGTCGTGCGCTACCTGCGCGACCGCTCCGAGATCGACGTCTTCGACTTCTGGCCGCCCGACGGCGTGCGCTGGGCGGAGTGCGCGGCCGACGCGGCGCTGGGCTCGCCCGCCGACCGGCAGGCGCGGCTGGCCAACGCGCTGGTGCGGCGACTGCGCGCCGAAGGGCTGCGCACGCGCGTGCAGATCATCGCCTACGCGAACCTGAAGTCGCCGCCGACCGTCGCGCTCGACCCCGAGATTCTCGTCGACTTCTGCCCCATCGGCCAGAACTTCGACGTCGCGATCGACGACGCGGCGGGCGCGAACAACCGCCAGTACGTCGACACGCTCGCGGCGTGGCGCGCGGTGCGCCCGCGGAACCTGGGCGTCTACGCCTACTACCGCCGCTACGCCTGGCGCTCGCTGCCGGTGCTGCTGCCGCGCTACATCGCGCACGACCTGCGCTGGCACGCGGGGCACGGCATGACGTCGGTCTCCAGCTACGTCGAGCCGGGCGACTGGTTCACCTACGAGCTCAATCACGTCGCCCTCGGCCGCCTCGCCTGGAACCCCGACGCGGACGCCGAGGCGCTGATCGACGACCACGCGCGCGCCCGCTTCGGCACGGGCGCGACCGCGGCCGCCGCGGCGCTCCGCACGCTCGAGGACGTGGTGCGCACGTACGGCTCGGTGCCCTACTCGGCCCCGAAGCCGCTGGCGCGCGTGACCGAGGCGCGCCGGCTGGTGGAGCGCCGGCTGGCCGCGGTGCGCGACGCCGCGGCCCGGGCGAACGCCACCGATGGCGCGGCGCTGCGCCGCCTCGCCCTCATGCTCGACTTCGCGCGGCGCGACCTCGCGCTGCAGGAGCTGCGGCTGACGAACGCGCCCGCCGACGCGCGCCGCGCCCAGGTCGAGGCGCTGGTCGCGATGCTGACTGCCAACGCCGACGCGGGCACCTTCCTCATGTACGGTCGCGCCGACCGCGCGCGCTACCTCCGCCACTACGGCCTGGACGCCACCGCGCCCACGGCCGCCGCCGACACGCCGTAG